A portion of the Granulosicoccus antarcticus IMCC3135 genome contains these proteins:
- a CDS encoding cation:proton antiporter encodes MQTEPFYTLSSYHLAFCVIGIIVILARWLPRLISKREPASAPLMILFGAAATLFIPGLPAVPDPRVVPLPWELLSELTVIVALFGAGMRIDKLRPWTRWIPTMRMLGIAMPLTIFAMAFIGVELVGLTVAGAILLGAVLAPTDPVLASDVQVGPPHEGREHPVRFALTTEAGLNDGLAFPFVYLGLIIAMEGMHPGSWALDWVMRDVFYRIIVGVGMGWLGGKFLGYILFSVPRKSILADTGSGVIALAGILLCYGSTELLEGYGFIAVAILGLTLRRIEVHHHFHRSLHDFSESIEHALTAILLVGLGAVMPLLLADLEPVHFLVAIILLFVVRPLAGWIALSRTDLAPWDRGVVSVYGVRGIGSIYYLCYAGSHMEFVNEDSLWSLVGLVILMSTILHGFSVGWAMDKLQND; translated from the coding sequence ATGCAGACTGAACCTTTTTACACGCTGAGCTCATACCATCTGGCCTTCTGCGTGATCGGCATCATTGTCATTCTGGCAAGATGGCTACCACGTCTGATTTCAAAACGTGAGCCTGCCTCGGCCCCCTTGATGATTCTATTCGGCGCCGCCGCAACGTTGTTCATTCCGGGTCTGCCAGCGGTGCCCGATCCACGGGTAGTGCCGCTACCCTGGGAGCTGTTAAGTGAGCTGACGGTTATCGTGGCGCTGTTTGGTGCCGGCATGCGCATTGACAAGCTGCGCCCCTGGACTCGCTGGATACCGACCATGCGCATGCTGGGCATTGCCATGCCGCTGACCATCTTCGCCATGGCCTTCATCGGTGTGGAGCTGGTGGGGTTGACGGTTGCCGGAGCCATTCTGCTGGGCGCGGTGCTGGCACCCACCGATCCGGTACTGGCTTCAGATGTTCAAGTGGGCCCTCCACATGAAGGTCGGGAACATCCGGTCAGATTCGCTCTGACCACGGAGGCGGGTCTGAATGATGGCCTGGCGTTCCCCTTTGTGTATCTGGGCCTGATCATCGCCATGGAGGGTATGCATCCGGGTAGCTGGGCACTGGACTGGGTCATGCGCGATGTCTTCTATCGAATCATTGTCGGCGTGGGCATGGGCTGGCTGGGTGGCAAATTTCTCGGCTATATTCTGTTCTCAGTGCCCAGAAAATCGATATTGGCTGATACAGGCTCTGGTGTCATTGCTCTGGCTGGCATCCTGCTTTGTTATGGATCCACAGAATTACTAGAGGGCTATGGATTTATCGCGGTTGCCATACTCGGCCTGACGTTGCGAAGGATCGAAGTGCATCATCATTTCCATCGAAGTCTGCATGACTTTTCCGAGTCCATCGAGCATGCGCTGACAGCGATATTGCTGGTAGGGCTGGGAGCCGTCATGCCGCTGCTACTGGCCGATCTGGAGCCTGTGCACTTTCTGGTGGCCATTATTCTGCTTTTTGTGGTGCGTCCACTGGCTGGCTGGATTGCCCTGTCAAGAACCGATTTGGCACCCTGGGATCGGGGGGTCGTTTCCGTGTACGGGGTGCGCGGAATAGGCTCGATCTACTATCTGTGTTATGCAGGCTCCCACATGGAATTCGTGAATGAAGATTCACTCTGGTCACTGGTTGGACTTGTCATTCTGATGTCCACCATTTTGCACGGCTTCAGTGTGGGCTGGGCCATGGACAAGCTGCAGAACGACTGA
- a CDS encoding sensor histidine kinase, with translation MKMDRRWWLLSLTVMALLVVIQFWSTKDVDRRTAELHSLLSETQTSAMQLMQRVGYGGLIFHFKNLVLRPHETDNHASAVADAKQVTLLIAELETNAASMGVEFKLSSTRAMVNAYLPRLDEVQRLYQQGYSSIDIDRAVRFNDVFAIREIDLLIDELSAVVRSQVRQIKHEGKLLNWISMGGTIALSSLVLALLFNQNNRRNYVDAIQQMNAELETSNTGLTSVNKSLKQFAGIVSHDLRTPLRHIGHFSDRIIEDCNDPAEVTQHATIIIDAVARMDRIIASLLEFTRSGFKRPELSPIDVQELVTSVVQELDTTIKSAGATINLHLDGYVQADAELLRRVLHNLLGNSLKYTHPERSPRIDLEAVPVGESIQFSISDNGIGIAPEFAERIFEPCQRLHDSQNQYEGSGIGLTLVKAIIEAHGGSIKLDTAYTAGTRIVFSLNAADSPPLMNAA, from the coding sequence ATGAAAATGGACAGGCGGTGGTGGCTTTTGAGCCTGACAGTCATGGCTCTGCTTGTCGTCATCCAGTTCTGGTCGACAAAAGATGTCGATCGTCGTACCGCTGAGCTGCACTCCCTTTTATCAGAGACACAGACCAGTGCCATGCAGCTGATGCAACGGGTTGGCTATGGTGGTCTGATTTTCCATTTCAAGAACCTGGTGCTGCGCCCCCACGAAACGGATAATCATGCCAGTGCCGTGGCAGATGCCAAACAAGTCACACTGCTGATTGCCGAGCTTGAAACCAATGCCGCCTCCATGGGTGTCGAGTTCAAACTCAGCAGCACCCGGGCCATGGTCAACGCCTACCTGCCTCGACTGGATGAAGTCCAGCGTCTTTACCAGCAAGGCTACAGTTCCATCGATATCGATCGCGCGGTGCGCTTCAATGATGTCTTTGCCATTCGTGAAATCGATTTGCTGATAGATGAGCTTTCCGCAGTGGTTCGCAGCCAGGTTCGTCAAATCAAACACGAAGGCAAGTTGCTCAACTGGATCAGTATGGGCGGCACAATTGCACTAAGCTCACTCGTTCTGGCTTTACTGTTCAACCAGAACAACCGGCGCAATTATGTCGATGCCATACAGCAGATGAACGCAGAGCTGGAGACCAGCAATACCGGACTGACGTCGGTCAACAAATCGTTGAAGCAGTTTGCCGGTATTGTCTCGCATGATCTCAGAACACCACTGCGACATATAGGCCATTTTAGTGACCGAATAATCGAGGATTGTAACGATCCCGCCGAAGTCACTCAGCACGCCACCATCATTATCGATGCCGTGGCTCGTATGGATCGAATCATTGCAAGCTTGCTCGAATTCACACGCTCAGGATTCAAGCGCCCAGAGCTGTCCCCAATCGATGTGCAGGAGTTGGTCACCTCTGTCGTGCAAGAGCTTGATACCACCATCAAGTCAGCCGGGGCAACCATCAACCTTCATCTGGATGGCTATGTGCAGGCAGACGCAGAGCTACTGCGACGCGTGCTGCACAACCTGCTGGGCAATAGCCTTAAATATACCCACCCCGAACGCTCACCTCGAATTGATCTGGAGGCGGTACCCGTGGGCGAGTCTATTCAATTTTCCATCAGTGACAATGGCATTGGCATCGCCCCCGAGTTTGCTGAACGCATTTTCGAACCTTGCCAGCGTTTGCACGATTCTCAGAACCAATACGAAGGCAGTGGCATCGGCCTGACTCTGGTCAAGGCCATTATCGAAGCCCACGGCGGCAGTATCAAACTTGATACTGCCTACACCGCCGGCACACGTATCGTGTTTAGCCTGAATGCTGCTGACTCACCTCCCTTGATGAACGCGGCCTGA
- a CDS encoding (2Fe-2S)-binding protein: MIHLKLNGQDISIDADPATPLLWAIRDEVGLTGTKFGCGIGMCGACTVHVGGRATRSCITPLSAVEGTEVTTIEGLHSENQHPIQIAWNDLRVPQCGYCQSGQIMQAAALLKDIPDPSDDDIDAVMTGNLCRCMTYPRIRSAVRQAAAATQESISE; encoded by the coding sequence ATGATCCATCTGAAATTAAATGGGCAGGACATCAGCATTGATGCCGATCCTGCAACACCACTGCTGTGGGCAATCCGTGATGAAGTTGGCCTTACCGGCACAAAATTCGGTTGTGGCATCGGCATGTGTGGTGCCTGCACCGTGCATGTCGGCGGTCGCGCTACTCGCTCTTGCATCACGCCGCTGTCTGCCGTTGAAGGCACAGAGGTAACCACCATCGAAGGGCTTCACAGCGAAAACCAGCATCCGATCCAGATTGCCTGGAATGATCTGCGTGTTCCGCAATGTGGGTACTGTCAATCCGGGCAAATCATGCAGGCAGCCGCCTTGCTCAAGGACATCCCTGACCCTAGCGATGACGATATCGATGCAGTGATGACAGGCAATTTGTGCCGCTGTATGACCTACCCCCGCATACGCAGCGCTGTGCGCCAAGCCGCGGCCGCCACCCAGGAATCCATCAGCGAATGA
- a CDS encoding flavin-containing monooxygenase: MSIEKVETLVVGAGQAGIAMSEHLSNMGEKHLVLERHQIADRWRTERWDSLVANGPAWHDSFPSMPFSDVDPDAFAPKEKVADYFVEYARMINAPVRCGVEVTGVQRIAGKPGFRVETTQGVIETTNIVAATGPFQRPVIPPVVPVDADVLQMHSSGYRNPAQLPEGAVLVVGAGSSGAQIANELMGSGRQVYLSVAAHDRPPRSYRGRDFVWWLGVLGKWDAQTTEMGQEHVTISVSGADGGHTVDFRRLAGQGMNLLGLTRSFKNGVLSFAPDLSEHLAAGDANYLSVLDEADAYVERYGLDLPEEPEARIVEPNPECVSNPILELNLAEAGITTIIWATGFAVDYSWLDVPVLDQNGRPLHQRGVTKEPGIYFLGLPWQSRRGSSFIWGVWHDAKYLADHIAIQKQYRKYNDSKLS; this comes from the coding sequence ATGTCGATTGAGAAAGTAGAGACACTCGTTGTGGGTGCCGGTCAGGCTGGAATTGCCATGAGCGAACACCTGAGCAATATGGGTGAGAAGCATCTGGTGCTGGAACGGCACCAGATTGCCGATCGTTGGCGCACGGAACGGTGGGACTCACTGGTTGCCAATGGTCCCGCCTGGCATGACAGCTTCCCCAGCATGCCATTCTCGGATGTTGATCCCGATGCCTTTGCTCCCAAGGAGAAGGTGGCGGATTACTTTGTTGAATATGCCAGGATGATCAATGCTCCGGTTCGCTGTGGCGTGGAGGTCACTGGCGTACAAAGGATTGCGGGAAAGCCTGGCTTTCGTGTCGAGACCACCCAAGGCGTGATAGAGACAACTAACATCGTTGCTGCCACAGGTCCATTCCAGCGTCCGGTGATCCCACCGGTGGTCCCCGTCGATGCGGATGTTCTGCAGATGCATTCCAGCGGCTATCGCAATCCTGCGCAACTGCCTGAAGGGGCGGTTCTGGTGGTCGGTGCTGGATCCTCCGGGGCCCAGATAGCCAATGAGTTGATGGGATCGGGTAGGCAGGTGTATCTGTCTGTTGCTGCACATGATCGCCCCCCACGCAGCTATCGTGGACGTGATTTTGTCTGGTGGTTAGGTGTACTTGGTAAATGGGATGCCCAGACTACAGAAATGGGCCAGGAGCATGTCACCATTTCAGTCAGTGGTGCCGATGGTGGGCATACGGTGGATTTTCGACGCCTCGCCGGGCAAGGCATGAACTTGCTTGGATTGACTCGATCATTCAAGAATGGCGTACTCAGCTTTGCTCCTGATCTATCCGAGCATCTGGCTGCCGGTGATGCCAATTATCTCTCTGTGCTTGATGAAGCCGATGCTTATGTTGAGCGTTACGGGCTGGATCTTCCCGAAGAGCCGGAGGCCCGTATCGTCGAGCCGAACCCGGAGTGCGTCAGCAACCCCATCCTCGAATTGAACCTGGCAGAGGCGGGTATTACAACCATCATCTGGGCCACCGGTTTTGCCGTTGACTACAGTTGGCTGGACGTCCCTGTACTTGATCAAAATGGACGCCCCTTGCATCAACGCGGTGTGACCAAAGAGCCTGGAATCTACTTTCTTGGATTGCCGTGGCAATCAAGAAGAGGTTCTTCGTTTATCTGGGGTGTCTGGCACGATGCAAAATATCTGGCGGATCATATCGCCATACAGAAACAGTACAGGAAATATAACGATTCCAAGCTGTCCTGA
- a CDS encoding cytochrome c — MLKTFLVTLTSLVVLSLGGFAVYAYHSEIAPIQASESQQFDPATVEKGRILAAAGYCASCHTAGDGEPYTGNYAMDTGFGILYSTNITPDVEQGIGSWSQEAFLRAMHEGVDREGKHLFPAFPYDHFAKMSEEDINAIYAYIMSEIKPAKAIQKENELPFPLDQRILQAGWKMLFVDFDRYEPDTDKSEEWNRGAYLVEGVTHCGACHTPRNLLGAEQSDQQYAGANVDRWTAPALTADNPSAIQWSAADFSEYLQVGSTRYQGSAAGPMAPVVHAGLRELPESDLDAIGVYLAELSGSTSTAQDNASIVAASLALGKPSKAYRENQGERLYASACASCHYNVEQIALGRPDLGINSSTRLDDPDNLIHVILDGVSNDEGMAGVVMPGFRGALNDDEIASIAAYLRSSRTDKSAWTDLPAKISNIRTH; from the coding sequence ATGTTGAAAACCTTTCTCGTCACACTGACGAGTCTTGTCGTATTGTCATTGGGCGGATTTGCTGTATACGCCTATCACTCCGAAATAGCGCCCATTCAGGCGAGCGAGTCACAACAGTTTGACCCGGCAACCGTTGAGAAGGGCCGCATTCTGGCCGCCGCCGGTTACTGTGCCAGCTGCCATACAGCCGGCGATGGCGAACCCTATACGGGCAACTACGCCATGGACACAGGCTTTGGCATCTTGTACTCCACCAACATCACACCCGACGTCGAACAGGGCATCGGCAGCTGGTCGCAAGAGGCCTTCCTGCGAGCCATGCATGAGGGTGTCGATCGTGAAGGCAAGCATCTCTTTCCGGCCTTCCCCTACGATCATTTTGCCAAGATGAGCGAGGAAGATATCAACGCCATTTATGCCTACATAATGAGCGAGATCAAACCTGCCAAGGCAATACAGAAGGAGAACGAACTCCCCTTCCCTCTGGACCAGCGCATTCTGCAAGCTGGCTGGAAAATGCTGTTTGTAGATTTTGATCGCTACGAGCCAGATACTGACAAGTCCGAAGAATGGAATCGTGGTGCCTACCTGGTGGAAGGTGTCACTCACTGCGGCGCCTGTCACACACCGCGCAATCTGTTGGGCGCAGAACAATCTGATCAGCAATACGCGGGTGCCAATGTAGATCGCTGGACAGCACCAGCCCTGACCGCCGACAACCCTTCTGCCATTCAATGGTCAGCCGCTGACTTCAGTGAATACCTGCAAGTGGGCTCTACACGCTACCAAGGCAGTGCAGCCGGTCCCATGGCACCCGTGGTGCACGCAGGCCTGCGTGAGTTGCCCGAGTCCGACCTGGACGCCATTGGTGTCTATCTGGCCGAACTTTCAGGATCTACCAGCACGGCACAGGATAATGCCAGCATCGTAGCTGCAAGCCTGGCACTGGGCAAACCATCAAAGGCTTACCGAGAGAATCAAGGTGAACGGCTCTACGCATCGGCCTGTGCTTCTTGTCATTACAACGTCGAACAGATCGCATTAGGGCGGCCGGATCTGGGTATCAATTCCTCTACTCGCCTTGATGACCCTGACAACCTGATTCACGTCATTCTCGATGGTGTCAGTAACGATGAAGGCATGGCAGGAGTAGTCATGCCAGGATTCAGAGGGGCATTGAATGATGATGAAATCGCCTCCATTGCTGCCTACCTGAGAAGTTCACGTACTGACAAATCGGCCTGGACAGATCTTCCAGCCAAGATTTCCAACATTCGAACGCATTGA
- a CDS encoding hybrid-cluster NAD(P)-dependent oxidoreductase, translating into MNTTATDFSRFATWNETELLECVSVLPEVLNTATFTFRAPSGALFDFQPGQFLTLELPVPSGVVHRTYTISSSPSRPRSISITVKAQPDSIGTRWMLDHLTPGTKLKAMGPAGQFTHLNYASDKYLFISAGTGITPMMSMTTWMFDHGSEPDIVFVNCTRRPSEIIFRSQLELMATRLPGLSVRWVVEEAERFEPWTGFKGRFNQLMLGLMATDYLEREVFCCGPEPFMHSVRDALAGLGFDMDHYHQESFHAPLVETVAEIPELDDVTPDAEVDAKIIFAQSDRTAQCTQNDTVLAVTRGAGLNIPSGCTFGVCGTCKIKKLEGEVHMVHNGGISEDDIEAGYILACCSYPMGSITVDV; encoded by the coding sequence ATGAATACTACTGCAACTGACTTCAGCCGCTTTGCCACCTGGAACGAGACTGAGCTGCTGGAGTGCGTGTCGGTTCTGCCCGAAGTGCTCAACACAGCGACTTTTACATTCCGTGCACCGTCGGGTGCGCTGTTTGATTTCCAGCCGGGTCAGTTTCTGACACTGGAACTGCCTGTTCCCAGTGGCGTAGTTCATCGTACCTATACCATTTCATCGTCACCCTCACGACCGCGCTCGATCTCCATCACGGTCAAGGCGCAGCCTGACAGCATCGGCACACGCTGGATGCTGGATCATCTGACACCAGGGACCAAGCTCAAGGCGATGGGGCCTGCCGGGCAGTTCACCCATCTCAACTATGCCTCTGATAAATACCTGTTTATCTCGGCAGGTACTGGCATCACGCCCATGATGTCGATGACCACCTGGATGTTTGATCACGGCTCCGAACCCGATATCGTCTTCGTCAACTGCACACGAAGACCTTCCGAAATCATTTTTCGCAGTCAGCTGGAACTCATGGCAACCCGACTTCCAGGCTTGAGTGTCAGGTGGGTGGTCGAGGAGGCTGAACGCTTTGAACCCTGGACCGGTTTCAAGGGGCGGTTCAATCAGCTCATGCTGGGTTTGATGGCAACCGATTATCTGGAGCGGGAAGTATTCTGCTGTGGTCCTGAGCCTTTCATGCACTCGGTGAGAGACGCTTTGGCGGGCCTGGGTTTTGACATGGACCACTACCATCAGGAGAGCTTCCACGCACCGCTGGTGGAAACGGTGGCAGAGATACCCGAGCTGGACGATGTCACGCCAGACGCCGAGGTGGATGCGAAGATAATCTTTGCACAATCGGATCGTACCGCGCAGTGCACTCAGAATGACACGGTACTGGCTGTGACTCGAGGTGCGGGACTGAACATCCCTTCAGGCTGTACTTTCGGGGTCTGTGGCACCTGCAAGATCAAAAAGCTGGAAGGCGAGGTGCATATGGTACACAACGGCGGCATCTCGGAAGATGACATCGAAGCTGGCTATATACTTGCCTGTTGCTCCTATCCGATGGGCTCGATCACCGTCGACGTTTGA
- the argE gene encoding acetylornithine deacetylase has product MKQPSITSLEILSKLIAFDTTSREPNKQLIHYVETLLGEHGIQTTIIPNEDGSKANLYCTVGPTDRPGVMLSGHTDVVPVDGQAWTRPAFEMTESDNRVYGRGTTDMKGFVACSLAAMINASRSTLATPMHLGLSYDEEIGCVGVQSLLEMLRLAPVKPAMCIVGEPTSMRVATRHKGKMSILVRCIGREGHSALAPNALNAIHLACDLVQVIRDAQLAIQQASQDAGDPSEIPYTTIHVGRIVTDQALNIVPNLCTVNFEIRYPADTHPEELLDSIKQSASNIVAAAREIAPEADMQFSILNAYPSLHTPDESPVVQFVKTLVGANTTTYVAFGTEGGLFSEKVGIPTVVCGPGSMDQGHKPDEYIELEQLDQCDTMLNKLVEFLAESTLDQIPS; this is encoded by the coding sequence TTGAAACAGCCATCAATTACATCCCTGGAGATCTTGTCAAAGCTGATCGCTTTTGATACCACCAGTCGCGAGCCAAACAAGCAACTCATCCACTATGTGGAAACCCTATTGGGTGAGCACGGTATACAGACGACGATCATTCCCAATGAGGATGGGAGTAAAGCGAATCTCTACTGCACCGTAGGCCCGACAGATCGTCCGGGCGTCATGTTGTCGGGACATACCGATGTTGTGCCGGTTGATGGGCAAGCCTGGACTCGGCCAGCTTTTGAGATGACAGAGTCGGATAACCGGGTTTATGGTCGTGGAACAACGGATATGAAAGGTTTTGTGGCCTGCTCACTGGCGGCAATGATTAATGCCAGCAGGAGCACGTTGGCCACGCCGATGCACCTGGGCTTATCCTACGATGAGGAAATCGGCTGTGTCGGTGTACAGTCTCTGCTGGAGATGCTGCGACTGGCTCCGGTGAAGCCTGCCATGTGCATCGTGGGTGAGCCGACCAGCATGCGGGTGGCGACTCGGCATAAAGGCAAAATGTCTATTCTTGTGCGTTGCATTGGCCGTGAAGGTCATTCTGCACTGGCACCCAATGCCTTGAATGCGATACACCTTGCCTGTGATCTGGTCCAGGTGATACGCGATGCACAGCTAGCCATACAGCAGGCAAGCCAGGATGCGGGAGATCCTTCTGAGATCCCATATACAACGATTCATGTCGGCCGTATCGTCACCGATCAGGCGTTGAACATCGTCCCCAACCTTTGCACTGTCAACTTCGAGATTCGCTACCCGGCAGATACTCATCCTGAAGAATTACTGGATAGCATCAAGCAATCAGCCAGCAATATCGTTGCCGCTGCGCGTGAAATTGCCCCCGAAGCTGATATGCAATTCAGCATTCTCAATGCCTATCCCAGTCTGCATACACCCGATGAATCGCCTGTTGTGCAATTTGTCAAAACGCTGGTAGGTGCCAACACCACAACGTATGTCGCCTTTGGTACGGAAGGCGGTTTGTTTTCCGAAAAAGTCGGAATTCCCACCGTTGTCTGTGGGCCAGGCTCGATGGACCAGGGGCATAAGCCGGATGAATACATCGAGCTGGAGCAACTGGATCAGTGCGATACCATGCTGAACAAGCTCGTTGAGTTTCTGGCCGAATCGACACTGGACCAGATACCGAGCTAG
- a CDS encoding aromatic ring-hydroxylating oxygenase subunit alpha, with protein MMTPRVRELLAQRTPGYALVQPFYTDPEVFQADMEGIFYREWLFAIAACELEKNGSYVTHQVGAYGVILVRGADGQIRAFHNTCRHRGSVLCKSEKGNAPKLVCPYHQWTYELDGKLLWARDMGADFDASQFGLRPVHCREVAGLVYICFAQQPPDFDAFADLIRPYLEPHDLNNAKVAVQTSIVENGNWKLVWENNRECYHCGANHPGLCRSFPEDPVVTGGAEGAIPPHIQDHYDRMLAQGLPSQFQMGPDFQYRVARMPLLPGAKSFTMDLKPAVTRHLGRVTDEDAGTLLKYHYPTTWNHFLPDHATLFRVTPLNATQTQVTTKWLVHKDAVEGVDYDVARLSEVWNSTNDEDRRVVEDNQKGINSPAYEPGPYSPVHEESVMEFVEWYIRTMSKQTATVIKAVA; from the coding sequence ATGATGACACCTCGAGTCAGGGAGCTGTTGGCACAGAGAACTCCAGGCTATGCTCTGGTGCAACCTTTCTATACCGACCCGGAAGTTTTCCAGGCTGATATGGAAGGTATTTTCTACCGTGAATGGCTTTTTGCAATCGCTGCCTGCGAGCTGGAAAAGAATGGCAGCTATGTCACTCATCAAGTCGGTGCCTATGGCGTCATTCTGGTGCGTGGTGCTGATGGTCAGATCCGGGCCTTTCACAACACTTGCCGACATCGCGGGTCTGTCTTGTGCAAGAGCGAGAAGGGCAACGCCCCCAAGCTTGTCTGCCCCTACCACCAGTGGACCTATGAGCTCGATGGCAAGTTGCTCTGGGCCCGTGACATGGGAGCTGATTTCGACGCTTCACAGTTTGGTTTGCGTCCGGTGCATTGTCGTGAAGTGGCGGGTTTGGTGTACATCTGCTTTGCTCAGCAGCCCCCCGATTTTGACGCCTTTGCCGATCTGATCCGGCCCTATCTGGAGCCTCATGATCTGAACAATGCCAAGGTTGCGGTGCAAACCTCCATTGTCGAAAACGGCAACTGGAAGCTGGTCTGGGAAAACAATCGCGAGTGCTATCACTGCGGTGCAAATCATCCTGGCCTATGTCGCTCTTTTCCGGAAGATCCGGTCGTGACCGGTGGGGCTGAAGGTGCCATTCCACCACATATTCAAGACCATTACGATCGCATGTTGGCACAAGGTCTGCCTTCACAATTTCAGATGGGTCCCGACTTCCAATATCGTGTGGCCCGAATGCCACTGCTGCCAGGTGCGAAGAGCTTCACCATGGATCTGAAACCTGCCGTAACTCGCCACTTGGGACGAGTCACTGACGAGGATGCGGGTACGCTTCTGAAGTATCACTACCCGACCACGTGGAATCATTTTCTACCTGATCATGCAACGCTGTTTCGCGTCACCCCTCTGAATGCTACCCAGACTCAAGTGACCACCAAATGGCTGGTTCACAAGGATGCAGTGGAAGGCGTTGATTACGATGTAGCGCGTCTGTCAGAGGTGTGGAATTCCACGAACGATGAAGATCGCCGTGTGGTTGAAGATAATCAGAAAGGCATCAACTCACCGGCGTATGAACCCGGACCTTATTCACCTGTTCACGAAGAGAGCGTCATGGAGTTTGTCGAATGGTATATACGCACAATGTCCAAACAGACAGCAACCGTCATCAAGGCGGTAGCTTGA